A window of the Gorilla gorilla gorilla isolate KB3781 chromosome 8, NHGRI_mGorGor1-v2.1_pri, whole genome shotgun sequence genome harbors these coding sequences:
- the GJD4 gene encoding gap junction delta-4 protein has protein sequence MEGVDLLGFLIITLNCNVTMVGKLWFVLTMLLRMLVIVLAGRPVYQDEQERFVCNTLQPGCANVCYDVFSPVSHLRFWLIQGVCVLLPSAVFSVYVLHRGATLAALGPRRCPDPRDPASRQRRCPRPCGERGGLQVPDFSAGYIIHLLLRTLLEAAFGALHYFLFGFLAPKKFPCTRPPCTGVVDCYVSRPTEKSLLMLFLWAVSALSFLLGLADLVCSLRRRMRRRPGPPTSPSIRKQSGASGHAEGRRTDEEGGREEEGTPAPWGARAGGEGAGSPRRTSRVSGHTKIPDEDESEVTSSASEKLGRQPRGRPHREAAQDPRGSGSEEQPSAAPSRLAAHPSCSSLQPPDPPASSGGAPHLRARKSEWV, from the exons ATGGAAGGCGTGGACTTGCTAGGGTTTCTCATCATCACATTAAACTGCAACGTGACCATGGTGG GAAAGCTCTGGTTCGTCCTCACGATGCTGCTGCGGATGCTGGTGATTGTCTTGGCGGGGCGACCCGTCTACCAGGACGAGCAGGAAAGGTTTGTCTGCAACACGCTGCAGCCGGGATGCGCCAATGTTTGCTACGACGTCTTCTCCCCCGTGTCTCACCTGCGGTTCTGGCTGATCCAGGGCGTGTGCGTCCTCCTCCCCTCCGCCGTCTTCAGCGTCTATGTCCTGCACCGAGGAGCCACGCTCGCCGCGCTGGGCCCCCGCCGCTGCCCCGACCCCCGGGACCCGGCCTCCAGGCAGAGACGCTGCCCGCGGCCATGCGGGGAGCGCGGCGGCCTCCAGGTGCCCGACTTCTCGGCCGGCTACATCATCCACCTCCTCCTCCGGACCCTGCTGGAGGCAGCCTTCGGGGCCTTGCACTACTTTCTCTTTGGATTCCTGGCCCCGAAGAAGTTCCCTTGCACGCGCCCTCCGTGCACGGGCGTGGTGGACTGCTACGTGTCGCGGCCCACAGAGAAGTCCCTGCTGATGCTGTTCCTCTGGGCGGTCAGCGCGCTGTCTTTTCTGCTGGGCCTCGCCGACCTGGTCTGCAGCCTGCGGCGGCGGATGCGCAGGAGGCCGGGACCCCCCACAAGCCCCTCCATCCGGAAGCAGAGCGGAGCCTCAGGCCACGCGGAGGGACGCCGGACTGACGAGGAGGGTGGGCGGGAGGAAGAGGGGACACCGGCGCCCTGGGGTGCACGTGCTGGAGGGGAGGGGGCTGGCAGCCCCAGGCGTACATCCAGGGTGTCAGGGCACACGAAGATTCCGGATGAGGATGAGAGTGAGGTGACATCCTCCGCCAGCGAAAAGCTGGGCAGACAGCCCCGGGGCAGGCCCCACCGAGAGGCCGCCCAGGACCCCAGGGGCTCAGGATCCGAGGAGCAGCCCTCAGCAGCCCCCAGCCGCCTGGCCGCGCACCCTTCCTGCAGCAGCCTGCAGCCCCCTGACCCGCCTGCCAGCTCCGGTGGTGCTCCCCACCTGAGAGCCAGGAAGTCTGAGTGGGTGTGA